From the genome of Pseudomonas yamanorum, one region includes:
- a CDS encoding MFS transporter, whose amino-acid sequence MTSPSTEQVSPQTLRRVIIAAGIGNFVEWFDFAVYGFLATTIAQQFFPSGDASAALLKTFAVFAVAFAFRPLGGIFFGMLGDRIGRKRTLAMTILLMAGATTLIGLLPTYAAIGVAAPILLSLIRCAQGFSAGGEYAGACAYLMEHAPSDKRAWYGSFVPVSTFSAFAAAAVVAYALEASLSAEAMGSWGWRLPFLIAAPLGLVGLYLRWKLDETPAFQAVKQEHAVAHSPLKETLRNHGAAICCLGAFVSLTALSFYMFTTYFATYLQVAGGLSRAMALLVSLIALIFAAAICPLAGLYSDRVGRRVTVMTACVLLMVVVYPSFLMASSGSFAASVVGVMLLAVGAVLCGVVTAALLSETFPTRTRYTASAITYNMAYTIFGGTAPLMATWLISTTGSNLSPTFYLIAVALLALAGGLALPETSRISLHEVGAEEKGAAPVLSR is encoded by the coding sequence ATGACGAGCCCCTCCACCGAACAGGTCAGCCCGCAAACCCTGCGAAGAGTGATCATCGCCGCCGGCATCGGTAACTTCGTCGAGTGGTTCGACTTCGCCGTCTACGGCTTCCTCGCCACCACCATCGCCCAACAATTCTTCCCCAGCGGCGACGCCAGCGCGGCGCTGCTCAAGACCTTCGCGGTGTTCGCGGTGGCCTTCGCGTTTCGGCCTCTGGGCGGGATTTTCTTCGGCATGCTCGGCGACCGGATCGGCCGCAAACGCACGCTGGCCATGACGATTTTGCTGATGGCCGGCGCCACCACGCTGATCGGCCTGCTGCCCACCTACGCCGCCATTGGTGTAGCGGCGCCGATTCTGTTGTCGCTGATCCGCTGCGCCCAGGGCTTCTCCGCTGGGGGTGAATACGCCGGCGCCTGTGCCTATCTGATGGAGCACGCGCCGAGCGACAAGCGCGCTTGGTATGGCAGCTTTGTGCCGGTGTCGACCTTTTCCGCGTTCGCCGCTGCAGCGGTGGTGGCTTATGCACTTGAAGCGTCGTTGTCCGCCGAGGCGATGGGCAGTTGGGGTTGGCGCCTGCCGTTCCTGATTGCCGCGCCGCTGGGTCTGGTGGGGCTTTACCTGCGCTGGAAGCTGGATGAGACGCCGGCGTTCCAGGCGGTGAAGCAGGAACACGCGGTCGCCCACTCCCCGCTCAAGGAAACCCTGCGCAACCATGGTGCGGCAATCTGCTGCCTGGGCGCTTTTGTGTCGCTCACGGCGCTGTCGTTTTATATGTTCACCACCTACTTCGCGACGTATCTGCAGGTGGCGGGTGGGCTGAGCCGTGCAATGGCGTTGCTGGTGTCGCTGATTGCACTGATCTTCGCGGCAGCGATTTGCCCGCTGGCGGGGTTGTATTCGGATCGGGTGGGACGTCGGGTCACGGTGATGACGGCGTGTGTGTTGTTGATGGTGGTGGTGTATCCGTCGTTCCTGATGGCCAGTTCCGGCTCGTTCGCGGCGTCGGTCGTCGGAGTGATGTTGCTGGCGGTGGGCGCGGTGTTGTGTGGGGTGGTGACGGCGGCGCTGCTGTCGGAGACCTTTCCGACCCGCACGCGGTATACCGCTTCGGCGATTACTTACAACATGGCTTATACGATCTTTGGGGGTACGGCGCCGTTGATGGCGACGTGGTTGATCAGCACCACGGGCAGCAATCTGTCGCCGACGTTTTATCTGATTGCGGTGGCGTTGCTGGCGCTGGCGGGTGGGTTGGCGTTGCCGGAGACCTCGCGGATTTCGCTGCATGAGGTGGGCGCGGAGGAAAAAGGCGCGGCGCCGGTGTTGTCGCGTTAG